A window of Sphingobacterium sp. SRCM116780 contains these coding sequences:
- a CDS encoding peptidylprolyl isomerase, protein MAIVTNDVVALTYKLHTIENGEKVFVEETTKENPLDFLYGVGMMLPKFEENIAHLNVGETTAFELSAADAYGEKDERAVAQLPADMFKETGLPPIGEVIPLQDNQGNQFRAVVVEVTPEAVVADLNHPMAGKPLHFEIEILNVRPATEEELSHGHSHGVDGTQGH, encoded by the coding sequence ATGGCAATAGTAACGAATGACGTAGTAGCGTTAACTTACAAACTTCACACAATCGAAAACGGAGAGAAAGTATTCGTAGAAGAAACAACAAAAGAAAATCCTTTAGACTTTTTATATGGTGTTGGCATGATGCTACCTAAGTTTGAAGAAAATATCGCTCATTTAAATGTCGGTGAAACTACTGCATTTGAATTATCTGCAGCAGATGCATATGGCGAAAAAGATGAGCGCGCTGTTGCTCAATTACCTGCTGATATGTTTAAAGAAACAGGCTTACCTCCTATAGGTGAAGTTATCCCTTTACAAGATAATCAAGGTAATCAATTCCGCGCTGTAGTAGTAGAGGTAACTCCAGAAGCCGTTGTTGCAGATTTAAACCACCCAATGGCAGGAAAACCATTGCATTTCGAAATTGAAATCTTAAATGTTCGTCCTGCAACAGAAGAAGAGTTATCCCATGGTCACTCTCATGGTGTTGATGGAACACAAGGTCACTAA